From the genome of Leguminivora glycinivorella isolate SPB_JAAS2020 chromosome 26, LegGlyc_1.1, whole genome shotgun sequence, one region includes:
- the LOC125240087 gene encoding uncharacterized protein LOC125240087: MNDDDRTAGDPQRPRLDGETLMELFGGFLRTINPTLVDGFEAYLRQFVERKSLEGSRQGVSGEDPHDITETTDKNNSKFASEEVKADLVAKGIEAVEVHRLHSRKKGHYDMVLVKITKNDRQHDIFQIKEVCHLHGVRAEYPRAHGLGAAVLPLPRQRPYTADVHCTPQTPTKTKESARPRWYPHTTTQNTQQHTHTATHRQIQRRSDEQPLSRSLEDGYRHRHPQTGENTTDPTSYRPISLLSTLGKLYEKVVLTRIQTWCNEEDILIQEQFGFRARHSCVHQVHRIVEHVLDGFSRLNGLKTGAIFLDVSKAFDGVWHSGLIYKLYQLGIPDRLLHLVADFLSNRLFRYRVESTLSAPHPIRAGVPQGSALSPLLYSLYTNDIPHTPLVELALFADDTALYFTHHTDTVIHKHLQRATNALAYWCKLWRIEVNPDKSSATIGFHPTNTHHRNMRHITLNNTPKHFTTHTKYLGVTLDYKMSFREHIAKVKEKAQFVSADWGPCSAKKAKYPPGTNCYQTDFFIRLPSLYIPGGA; encoded by the exons ATGAATGACGACGACCGGACCGCAGGAGACCCCCAAAGGCCTCGCCTTGATGGCGAGACACTTATGGAGCTTTTTGGGGGCTTCCTGCGTACTATAAACCCGACACTCGTTGACGGCTTCGAGGCCTACCTTAGACAATTCGTCGAAAGGAAAAGCCTCGAGGGCAGCCGACAGGGTGTCTCGGGCGAGGACCCACACGACATTACAGAAACGACAGACAAAAATAACTCGA AGTTCGCCTCGGAGGAAGTGAAAGCGGACCTGGTGGCCAAGGGTATCGAGGCGGTGGAAGTCCACCGACTTCACAGTAGGAAGAAGGGTCACTATGACATGGTCTTAgtgaaaataacaaaaaatgacAGACAACATGACATTTTCCAAATCAAAGAGGTCTGCCATCTGCATGGGGTCAGGGCCGAGTACCCGCGGGCGCACGGGCTGGGAGCTGCAGTGCTACCGCTGCCAAGGCAGAGGCCATACACAGCGGATGTGCACTGCACCCCCCAG acgCCAACTAAGACCAAGGAAAGCGCCAGGCCCCGATGGTATCCCCACACGACTACTCAAAACACTCAACAACACACACATACAGCTACTCACCGACAAATTCAACGCCGCTCTGACGAACAGCCACTTTCCAGAAGCCTGGAAGATGGCTACCGTCATCGGCATCCCCAAACCGGGGAAAACACCACAGACCCTACATCATACAGACCCATCAGCCTGCTCAGCACCCTGGGGAAACTCTACGAGAAAGTCGTCCTAACACGAATCCAGACTTGGTGTAATGAGGAAGACATCCTCATTCAGGAGCAGTTTGGCTTTCGAGCCAGACACTCCTGCGTACACCAAGTCCACAGGATCGTGGAACATGTTCTGGACGGCTTCTCACGCTTAAATGGGCTGAAGACCGGGGCGATCTTTCTAGACGTGTCGAAAGCCTTCGACGGGGTCTGGCATTCTGGCTTGATATACAAGTTATATCAACTAGGCATACCAGATCGTCTGCTGCATCTTGTAGCAGACTTCCTGTCGAACCGGCTTTTCCGATATCGGGTAGAAAGCACGCTCTCGGCTCCCCACCCCATAAGAGCCGGAGTCCCCCAGGGTTCTGCGTTGTCTCCTCTACTCTACTCATTATACACTAACGACATCCCCCACACACCATTAGTCGAGCTGGCCCTGTTCGCTGATGATACCGCACTCTACTTCACTCACCACACAGACACAGTCATCCACAAACACCTCCAGAGAGCCACCAATGCCTTAGCGTATTGGTGTAAACTCTGGAGGATAGAAGTCAACCCTGACAAAAGCTCCGCCACCATAGGCTTCCACCCCACGAACACTCACCACAGAAACATGAGACACATTACACTAAACAACACGCCAAA acacttcaCCACACACACCAAATACCTCGGGGTCACCCTGGACTACAAGATGTCTTTCAGAGAACATATAGCCAAGGTCAAAGAGAAGGCGCAGTTTGTTTCCGCAGACTGGGGCCCATGCTCAGCCAAAAAAGCAAAATATCCGCCGGGAACAAACTGTTATCAGACCGATTTTTTCATACGCCTGCCCAGTCTTTACATACCAGGGGGAGCATAG